The sequence below is a genomic window from Chiroxiphia lanceolata isolate bChiLan1 chromosome 8, bChiLan1.pri, whole genome shotgun sequence.
CGACTCGGACCCGTCGGACTCAGGTGAGTAAGGAGGGAACAGAAATAGGGGGGGGGAGGCGTGCCGGGGACACACACGGGACCTCGACCCCCGTCGGTGCAACGGCCTGTCAGGGCCGAGGGAAGGCGGAGACACTTCCCAGGCCGGGAAAGAGGCCTCACTACTGCgccttccctcctcctgtgcAGCCCCCGACAGCGGCTGGTTGAGCGCCGACGAGTCCTCCGGCTACGAGAGCGAGAGCGCGGAGCGCTCTGCGGCGGCGGGCGGGACCCgcgggcggcagcggcgggCGCGGACCGCCTTCACCTCAGAGCAGGTCTGCCGGCTGGAGAAGACCTTCCAGCGTCAGAAGTACCTGGGGGCCACGGAGCGGAGGAAGCTGGCGGCTGCCTTGCAGCTCTCGGAGATCCAGGTGAGTCCCGCAGGAAGAGGATCCTTCCCGGCCCCGTCGGGCAGGAGCAGGCCGGGTCGGCCGTTTCGCTTCCGTGCTCTCTGCGATGAAAAGACGATGAAGAGCGGTCTTCAGCTGAATTTAGCAGGGGCTGTGGGATTCCTCGGGGATTAACAAGTTACACTCCAGGAAATTTGAGGCACTTTCTACCGGGAAGGCATTAAGGTTTCTTAATTTCTTAGTAAGGTAAACTGTAAGCGATCCGCCTAGACCTTGCAGAGGTCATAATATGGTCTTTAAGACTCTAAGTGATTAATCTAATATCGCTGAACACAGACACACTTCCCCTCTACATCCCTTAGGTCCTCAGTCGTCGGTTAAGTAGGGTAAGAGAATTAGTCCTATTCTTGTCAATTCCAACTGAAGCAAAATGGCAAAAGCAGCTGAGATACAGTTGTTCATAGTTTGCATGTTATTTATTAAGCAAAGACCctgatttgttttctccatCCCCTCACCCCgttctttttgtttctcagatCAAGACCTGGTTTCAGAACCGGAGGATGAAACTGAAGAGGCAGATACAGGACCACCAGCACAGCCTCGTGTCTCCTGTTCCACTCTACAGCTACCCCACGGGGACCTCACCAGCTCTGTTTCAGGATGGTCTCCACTACCCCTTTGCTCCCCAGCACCAGGGACTCCTGCCTTTTACCCCGGTGCCTGCTGTGCGGTTCAGCTTCTCCTTTCCCAGATATGATGCATCGCAAAGCACCTACCACTTCATAGGAAATGAGCTGCCGTACTATCATCAACACTTTCTTCCTCATCCCTCTTTCCATCCAGTTATTCAGAACAAAATGGACAGTCAGTGCCACCTTGTATACGCATtatagtgaaaaagaaaaggggcgggcagcagaggggaaaagcGTTATATGCTGTAATGTATTTTGTGCTCAGAATCCCTAGTCTGATTTGGAAGAATatgtctttattattttaagttaaatgtgaaaatgaataattttatattttataattaatattaaaatttatttgatgTATTACCACTTCTACTTTTTTGTTTCatagtttattaatttttaaaaacctggtAGTCTACCCTCCAGTCAATAAACAGTATACTGAAAGGAACCTGCTGAAATGAAACTGGAGAGAGAGATGCAGTAGTAGAAACTTGCTTTTGCTGAATTTCCCATGGTGTAGAGCAAAGTTATTAAGTTTAGTCTGAAGTGTGTTAAGTAACTGGTTTTTATTGCACATCCCCAGTTTtccataaatatatatttatgagtAAAATCTGAATAGTTACACGTCAACTACATAATGGTTTCACTTGGGCAATGTAAACAGCAATGGTCACTTGTCCTCCTCTTTTGGGGAATGGATTTAGATGTTTTAATACTGTTTTAGATGTTTTAATAATCTTATCTGACTTTCCTACACTCCCACTGAGATACAGTCTGTTGTTAAGCATGTTTGGTAGCCTGGACAGAGGCAACTGTGCCCAGTTGCATTACACTGTGCTTTTGGCTAAGTGCATCCTCCAGGAGGAAGGATAAGCTGTTGGTGAGTTTCTCTTTGAATATAAATCAATTATTGCTTTACAATTCCAATTCCATCTTCCATGTGAAGCCAACAGCTGTGTTAATCACCAGTATTAAGTCAGTGTGTCTTTGAACAGGAATTAAAGAGATCAGTTCTTCCCTATggaattttaaagttttacaaTTGCCAAAACAAATACTTGGCAAAAAATCTAAGAGTGTAATTATGTTCAGTTCAAAGCCTTATCATCTGAACGGGATTTTAACCTGCAAATTTGGCCTTTTGTCTCACCACTAAATATCAATTCTAAttgcatattttaaacattttttagtAAATTGAGCTACTCCCTTTGGATGTGTAAAGGGTTcgaatttttattttagcaatcTTGAAATTTGTTCTTCCTGGGATCAGTTTTCACTACTGTCCTGAAAGTGCTCAGTtaacatttcttatttcttgaTCTTCTAGATTTTATATGAAGTGTCACTAATTCAcctgaaaaatcttttaaatacattagtTGATTGCTGCATTGTAGTCtaaattccccccccccccccgtaaTGCACTGAGTAATCAAGAGTTTTGATTTAATAGCCCAGGGACTCCTCATTTGTGAAAAAGTTACTTGGAAGGGGTAAAGGGAATCGTTCACAGTGACAGAAAATGCACAGGTTGTCCCTTCAGCTGCCTAGCTGCGTCTCGGATCAGTGACGCACTGAGAAGGGGTGTGGTGGGGGAAATTCCTTCAAGTGTCTCCCAGCCTCCTCTCCTCCGTATTGTCTACCAAAGACTGATTTCAACTTTGCACTCCTTAAGCCCCACAGCACAACGCGGCCGGGGTTGGGGGTGGGGACGGGTATGAGagtggaggaaggaagagaggagaaaaggtaaCGCATAGCACAGGGCTGTCgcaggcttttctttttttttcccaacgAGCAAAGGAAGGGAGCgtttggtggggtttggggtttacttgtttgttttgttggtgggttttttggcaGGCGAAGGAGTGtattactttttctctctttacaaTTACAGAGTGGTCTGACCATCCATCACCTGGTGAGCAAGGTATAATGGTCTGGATCAGGGAAGGAGATGTAGTCACATCTGCTGCACTTGCTTTGTGCTGATGTGGAGTCTCTTGTTCCTCATTATTCTCTAAAGGCTTGGCTTTGCCATTTTTCGTAAAGATTGCTTTGGGACTTTTAGGAACAGCCCTGGCTGTTCCTAATAGCAAGCCTAAATTAATCCTGCAGTTTAAAATCAGAGAGGCTGTCAAGGTAAGGCTGAAACTTTAGAAGTTAAAACcgaaatactttctttttgagTGTCCCAGGAAATCTGAACTTGTGAACAATTCTAATGTTCTCATAAGCAGCTTTTAATTACAAATATGCTTGACATTGGTATCAACATA
It includes:
- the VENTX gene encoding homeobox protein VENTX is translated as MNQAQIPSAETKPHGVRPHICCVPPPRAPTSLSSTPLLVRAKPRRGGPQPSQPADSEPCPAERIPDDPAETTDSDPSDSAPDSGWLSADESSGYESESAERSAAAGGTRGRQRRARTAFTSEQVCRLEKTFQRQKYLGATERRKLAAALQLSEIQIKTWFQNRRMKLKRQIQDHQHSLVSPVPLYSYPTGTSPALFQDGLHYPFAPQHQGLLPFTPVPAVRFSFSFPRYDASQSTYHFIGNELPYYHQHFLPHPSFHPVIQNKMDSQCHLVYAL